Proteins found in one Papio anubis isolate 15944 chromosome 13, Panubis1.0, whole genome shotgun sequence genomic segment:
- the LOC103878537 gene encoding uncharacterized protein LOC103878537, whose amino-acid sequence MEDGQDICLRGRGTNGLQRTILAENILAKLKEALETLHTEEHNQLAQLCEKRGEVINLMCLSDEEPMCRIFKLFGDHSSRQVAKIADAYTERNALLRTFSRYCRDLRAQPRKLRTQRGSSDLPSGATSRRTMIETIGNCLISGIHSCSCMVTLKQELELEHGSELERMQWVARDLTAPHQLCHQMLRLLQQHRNAVQFLQERTKSSG is encoded by the exons ATGGAAGATGGTCAG GACATTTGTTTGAGGGGCAGGGGAACAAATGGATTGCAGAGAACCATCCTGGCTGAAAATATCCTGGCAAAGCTTAAGGAAGCGCTTGAGACACTTCACACCGAGGAGCACAACCAGCTCGCGCAGCTGTGTGAAAAGCGTGGAGAAGTCATTAATCTG ATGTGCCTAAGTGATGAAGAGCCAATGTGCAGGATATTCAAGCTCTTTGGGGACCACAGTTCTCGCCAGGTAGCCAAGATTGCTGATGCGTACACAGAGAGAAACGCTTTGCTGAGGACATTCAGCAGGTACTGCAGAGATCTGAGAGCACAGCCCAGGAAACTGAG GACACAGAGAGGCTCATCAGACCTGCCCTCCGGTGCCACCAGCAGAAGGACCATGATCGAAACCATCGGAAACTGCCTGATCAGCGGCATCCACAGCTGCAGCTGCATGGTTACCTTGAAgcaggagctggagctggagcatgGCTCCGAGTTGGAGAGGATGCAGTGGGTGGCCCGGGACCTCACAGCCCCCCACCAGCTCTGCCACCAGATGCTGAGGCTCCTGCAGCAGCACCGGAATGCGGTACAGTTTCTGCAAGAAAGGACAAAAAGCTCAGGATAG